TGGCGGGTCTCCCCGACACATGTCCGTGGCAAAGGCAGGGTTTTGGCACACCCAGTGGGAATGCTTCCACGAGTGCCCACCAAAGTCCCGGAGGCTCAGGGCCGCATCCTCCACACCAGGCACTAGGGCTCTTAGTCCGTGTGCGCTTAATATAATTATTGGTAGAGCTGGGCTAATGGCTCTGGTTTCagtatttgttctgttttgtccTCCGTGGCTCCTTTTGTctctattgaatattttttttaggattccatTTCGATTCCACTCCGGGGATCACCATATATATCCCTTTTCAGTTGGTTGTTCATTTTTCACCACTGTCACAACTGACTCTGCAGTTCTCCCCTACGGGTGGCTTTGTGCCGTCACCGCCTTGGTCAAGATACAGACCGGCTGTCCCTTTACAGCCACGCCCACCCGGCCCCTCCCCGAGTGTCGTTGGGGAATGCTGTGGAAACGGGAGTCCTTTGGAGACTGGCTTTTCTCACTTGCCTCCCATCCGCGTTGTTGTGTGTACCAGAAGTGAACAACCTGTCCCATCGCCGTGCCCCGGTGGCAGTGGGCAGGGTCCTGAGGGTCCTCTTCAGGGGACATGCACCTGCCCCATGACGTGGAGGCAGCTCCAGCTGAGGGCACGCTGGCCCCCGGAAGGCCTGGCAGCCCACggtgtctttctcttttctctctccagtcAGAGTGGCTTCTCTTCCTAATGCTCCAAGCAAGAGGACTTGATCTGGCTGCGTCctgtccctgcctgcccccccggAAGGGGGCCACTGAGGggagagctcccttgcccctctGGTGGGCGGGCGGACCCCACTCCAGGTGACTCCAGCCTCCAAATGAACCTGATACACGGAACGCAGAGACCTGCCTCGATGGATGACAGGCCTCCTCCCAGCCTTCCCTCAACCAGGGGGTCGGCCTcgatccccccacctccccacctgcacctggGACTGGCTGCACCCCTCCTCGGGCCAGAGCAGCTCCTGCTccgggggcaggggtggaatTCCTGGGAAGGACCTGCGGCCAAAGGCCTCTGTCAGCAACTTCCAAGTGAAATAGGCTGCCTTTCTCCAAAATGCAAAGGTCTGGCcccctttggggcacctggctgctgAGCCCCTGGACCTAGACCTCAAATTGTCCCATAATGGTCACagtccccacacacacccctccccatcTCACCGCAGGGGTCCCTGAATGTTTGGTCCTGACAGTGCCAGGCCCTTGGAGAGCCGCGGGCTCTGACAGAGGCGCCTTCAGCTTCCTGCCTCCAGGACTAGGTCGATACCCACCCCAGGGTATCACCCCCTGAGCCCCTGAGCTCCCGGGACCCCACACGGGGAACTGCCCTCTTCCAGcatcctgggagggagccccagctctgcacccagGCCTGCCTTCGTTGGGGGACCCTCCCACATTCCTCTTTGTAACCCTCAGGGGATGCCTGCCTCTCTTTGCTCCCGTGCGGCCTGTCTTCTCCCCTTCACGGTGGTATTTATTGCAGCCGGTGCTGCTCGTCTCTGACCTCCAGCCAGTGGGTCCCCAGTGTGCAGCGCCGGCCACTTTCCCGCGCCGCTCACCCCCACCAGCCTACAAGGGACagttcctgggccctgggcccgcTCCCTGCGGAGGCCGCTCCTATAATAAAAGCTCATTTCCAGAGTCACAGCCAGACTTTGGCCTCTGGGGGGGCAGCACTGAGGGCTGGAGCCCCTGCTCCTGTCAGGCCCCCAACACCTCTGTTCCCTGGTCTCCAGCTCAGCCTTTcagagctgggtggggaggaACGTTtcgaacacctgcaccccaacctAATCGCAGACTCCCATGCATTTGTAAGAAATGCTGCCAGGACAGAGAGGATCCCAGGTACCCCTTACCCAGCCTCCCCTGGAAGTAACCTCTTGGAAAATTCGTACATCATCAACCAGGCTCTTGACATGGGTATGCTTCGCTCTCCTAACACTTCCCCAGGCTCCTCGCGTGTGTCCTGGGGCTGCATGCCCCCTGGTTGGTTTTTCCCTAGACCAGATGCATATGGGCCCCATGGGGAAGCCAGGAAcagcccccacctgcctctgcctTGGGGGAACCTGCTTACTCCCACAGTTGATGCCCCTGTGGCTCCGGACAGAGTGCCCCATGCTGCTCTTCGGTGTGGAGGCAGTGGCTACCCTTCCCCCGGTGGTATCCCCCCAACCCCAATACACACTCCAGAACAGCTCAGAACCTGGTAaacagctggggtgggggtggcagggctgTAGCCCTCACCCCCAGGCCTTACCCGTCCACCCTCCAGATGCCCACCCACCTGGTCCTGGGGTGGTGGGAGACATTAACATCAAGAAAAGGATTCAGATCTCAGGTTGACGGGAAGAGGTGCCATCCTGCAGCCAGGGTGACAGCAAAAGACAATCCTGTAGATCCCCATGCCAGGCCGCACCAGGTTTTGGGGAGCAGATGAGGGCCTCCTCAGTGACTGTTCAGGAGATGCCCCAAACCCGGGAGCCTGTCCCGGAGCTAGGCCCTGGGCTTTGGGGAAGGAGGACTGCCGTCTAGCCTCCTGGCCACCTGGGCCATGACGGGGTGGGCAGCCGGAGCAGCCTCCCGGGTGGGGGTCCTGCAGCAGCTCTAGAGTGGCCTCGGCaacccctctgccccacctggGACACGAGGGAGCTGGCCGgacctgggaatctgcatttagCCCATATGTTAGTTTCTTGGCACTGCTGTAGCCAAATACCACAGAACAGGTgacttaagacaacagaaatttatttctctgacagttctggaggccggaagcTTGAGATCAAGGCGTGGGCGGGGTTGGCATCTTCCGGGGGCTCTGAGGGAGCGAGGCTTGGGCGGTCGGTTTCTGGCGGCCTCTGGCCGGCATCGTGTTCTCTGGCTGTGGCTGCGTCACCCCAATGTCCGCCTTCGTGGTCAGATGGCCTCCTTCCCGGTGTGTATGTGCGTcctctccttataaggacactggtcacAGCGGATTTAGGCTCTCCCCTCCTCCGGTGTGACCCAATTTCAACAGTACCTGCAAAGCCCCTATTTCACAGCAGCTCACCTTCAGGGCGTCCCTGTAGACAGGAACTGGGAGGGGACCCCGCTCGGCCCGTGCAAccccctctccgtctgccccgcCTCCCGGGGCCCGTCACACCAGCGAGGTGGAGCGGGTGCCGGTGCCCTGGGTGGCCCCGTCCCTGGAGGCCGCCGAGGCGCCCGGGGCCCAGCAGAGCAGCCTCTCCCGCACCTTGTCCCTGAACTCCGCGGACACGTAGTAGTAGATGAAGGGATCCACGCAGCTGTTGAGGGTGCTGAGCGCCAGGCTGGGCACGTAGGCCGCGTACAGGTCCCCCCAGGCGTCCGGGCCCGGGTCCGAGTagtgcagcagcagcagcgtgTTGCTGGGGACGAAGAAGGCCAGGGCCGAGGCGAGCACCAGCGCCGTGAGCCCCAGCGCGTGGCCGTAGCGCGGGCCGCCGGCCGCCAGCGCGCACAGCGCGGCCGCGTAGCTCAGCAGCACGACGAGCAGCGGCACGAAGCAGCCGAGCACGGCCAGGCACAGGAAGGCGGGTCGCCAGTAGGAGGCCTGGGCGCCCGCGGGCAGCGCGTCGTGGCACAGCACGCGGGGCGGCCGCGCCAGCCGGAAGGTCTGCTGCTGCAGCGCCAGGGGCAGCGCCAGGGCGGCGGCCGCCAGCCAGGCCAGCGCGCAGAGCCCGGCGGCCAGGCGCCAGCCGCGCAGCGTGAGGGCTCGCAGCGGGTGCACCACGCCGAGGTAGCGGTCCAGGCTGATGGCCGCCAGCAGCAGCACCGAGCCGTACATGTGCCCGTAGAGCGCCGCCGTGGTGGCGCGGCAGGCCGCCTCGCCGAAGGGCCAGTGGCGGTCCTGCAGGTGGTAGGCGATGCGCAGCGGCAGCGTCAAGGCCAGCAGCAGGTCGGCGGCCGCCAGGTTCATGAGCAGCGTGGTGGAGGGCAGCCGCGGCACCCGCGTGGCCAGCACCCAGAGCGCCAGGCCGTTGGCCGGCAGCCCCACCAGCAGCGCCAGCCCGTACACGGCGGGCACCAGCCTCGTGGCCACCCAGCCCAGCAGCAGGGCGCGGGAGCTTTCTGGGATCTCCAAGATCTCGCTGTTGTTAGCCCAGGGCTGGCCGGGGAAGCTGCGCAGGTGGGGCGAGTGAGGGGTCCCCTCCTGGGGCCCGCTCAGGGGCCCCACTGTGCCATCTGGGGGAAAGGGGATCGAGGCGTTGAGAGTCCGGTTGTCACCCCCgtttcccccaccaccaccaccccgccggTCCCTCCCACTGCGGGATGCTGCTCCCTGGGGGCTCCGGTCCAGGCTCCAGCTCTCAGGAGCCCCCAGCTTGGTGAGTCAGAGCTGGACAGacacccccagccctggcaccGGGCTGGGTTGGAGGactgccccctcccagccagTTCCCTGTCTCCCACTCATCAACTCTaggcctccctccagcccccagacAAGGCCCAAGGGCATGCACCATTACCTCCCCCTGTGCTCCCCATCTCGTCGTAGGTGAGGGGGCTCTGGCTGTCGTCTTCCAGGTTGAACCCCATAACCAGAGGCCAGAGCAGCACCAAGGCCCACATGCTGCCAAGGCTGCTCTGGGCTGGGGCCGGCTGACCTAGGGCTTCCTGCCTGgctggaccccccacccccagcttcctGAGTGCCAGTGGAGGATTGGACAGGCCCCAGTGAGATAAACCAGTCCCTGCCCCCACAAGCCTGTGACAGGCCCATGGTGTGGCCTGAGGAAGCCTGGTGGCCAGAGTCACTCGGTTTCAAAAACAGGGTCCCAGTGCTGGGCCGGCAAGATGGGGGAGGAAATTCCCCACCCTCAGCCTCTGTCTAGCCCAGAAACCTCTCCCGGCTGAGTGGCTGCTTCCTGCTACCCGGTCATGTGTGCAGCCCCCGTTCCCAGGACAGCCCTGCAGGTCACGTCCCCAGGCAAGGGCTCTGCACCCTTCCTGCAGCCCCCCCCTCCCATCCCTGTCTGTGGCTGGCTGGACCAGAGCCCTGCCTCCAAGTCAGAGGTCAGAGCAGGTGAGtggtcctcccccctccccagacaCCCGGGTCCTCTGTGGGGGCTGCCCCGCCTTATTGCGACTAtcctggggagcagagaggagccCAGCTTCGGCCTCCTTCTGGGTCTTGAGGCCCCTTCTGCTCCCCTCCTGGCTCCATCCGCAGCCTGGGGCTCCCGGGAACGGTCAAGGCCAGAACTCAGCCTGAGAGTGGTGGCCAGGCCAGCCCGGGAGAGAgggcccctgagccacccaccctCCTCTCGCCCCTCCTCGTCCCTGCACTCAGATGCGGGCCCACCTTGCAGGTGAAAAAATTCAGAGGGGCtcgcgggggagggggagggtccTCCTCTCTTCTGCACACAGTCCCCCCTGATGCCCCTCCAGGGAGAGGCCTCCGCCGTGCTCCGCTCCGCGCTGGGGGGTCTCGACCTGTGTGgtcaggctgctgctgctgctggggtggggggggtgtctgAGAGCAGGAGAACCCCGAGGCAGCGGTAGGGGggcaaggaagaagaaatgaaccaGGGGTGGGAGAAGGGCAGCGATGCGGCCTGTCCTGGTGCTGGGAGCCCTAATCTAGCCACACACTCGAGGTCACGGGGACCGGCCAGGAAGTGACCGAGCAGTCCCGGACGGCGTCGGCGCAGCTGAGGGTGAGATGCCAAGGTcccggcccccagcccagggTGGGGGACCCAGGCCCAGACAGTTCCGGCGGGGACAGGGTCTTAGCCGGGAGTCTCCCGTTTCCGGACTGTTTCCACCGGCACCGGTGACAAATTCAGCCACCTCCTGACCGAGGTCCCTCTGAGCTCACAGGGAAACCCAGATGGGGACACCCTGCTGCCCTCCAGGAGCAGGACGGGGAACCTGTGCAGGGGCGGCTGGGGGGCTGGCGGCTGGGCGACTCGGGGGAGGCTGGTTGGACTCAGGAGTCGATgtctggggagggatggggaggcgggggggggggggcacgcgGGCAGGAAGTCACTTGTTGGGGGGGCGGGTATTCTCCGCAGGGCGGAGGCGGGGTTGTGTATCCCCAGCCGCATCACAGAAACAACCCTGTGCCAGCAGGAGGGGGCAGCCCCCCCCCAGGATGTGTGGGGCCCCCTGCCGCGCCAGGGGCTTTCTGGAGGATGCTGAGGGCAGCCGCCTTTGGCGAGAGGGACTTGGGTGCCTACCGTTCGTGTGCTTTTGTGTACTGTTGGGATTTTTCTGTGTCATCTGTCACTATCCGTAAAAACCtcacttttttgtttattatttatttagctccacgcccagcatggagcccaatgcggggcttgaacttactaccctgagatcaagacctgagccacccaggtgccccccgaaACTCACATTTTAGAAAAGCCCTGGGTAGCtgagtcggttgagcatctgccttcggctcaagtcatgatcccagggtcctgggatcgagtccctcttcGGGATCCCGGCTCAGCggggaggttgcttctccctcttcctctgcccctcctctctgctcgtgctctctcttaatctctttctctcaaataaatctttttttaaaaattaaaaaggcaggatagc
This window of the Canis lupus dingo isolate Sandy chromosome 20, ASM325472v2, whole genome shotgun sequence genome carries:
- the F2RL3 gene encoding proteinase-activated receptor 4; this encodes MWALVLLWPLVMGFNLEDDSQSPLTYDEMGSTGGDGTVGPLSGPQEGTPHSPHLRSFPGQPWANNSEILEIPESSRALLLGWVATRLVPAVYGLALLVGLPANGLALWVLATRVPRLPSTTLLMNLAAADLLLALTLPLRIAYHLQDRHWPFGEAACRATTAALYGHMYGSVLLLAAISLDRYLGVVHPLRALTLRGWRLAAGLCALAWLAAAALALPLALQQQTFRLARPPRVLCHDALPAGAQASYWRPAFLCLAVLGCFVPLLVVLLSYAAALCALAAGGPRYGHALGLTALVLASALAFFVPSNTLLLLHYSDPGPDAWGDLYAAYVPSLALSTLNSCVDPFIYYYVSAEFRDKVRERLLCWAPGASAASRDGATQGTGTRSTSLV